Proteins encoded by one window of Rhinolophus ferrumequinum isolate MPI-CBG mRhiFer1 chromosome 13, mRhiFer1_v1.p, whole genome shotgun sequence:
- the MRPL19 gene encoding 39S ribosomal protein L19, mitochondrial has translation MAAFIAWGCGAAAGLAWSTGAARTLFLAPASVACRAHAGPGRQQSTGPSEPGAFRPPPKPVIVDKRRPPRQETRFLSPEFIPPRGRTNPLKFQIERKDMLERRKILHIPEFYVGSILRVTVADPYASGKTSQFLGICIQRSGTGLGATFILRNTIEGQGVEICFELYNPRIQEIQVVKLEKRLDDSLLYLRDALPEYSTFDVNMKPIVQEPTQEVPVNQLKVKMKPKPWSKRWERPKFNIKGIRFDLHLTEEQMKEAQKWSQPWLEFDMMREYDTSKLEAAIWDEIEASKKS, from the exons ATGGCGGCCTTCATTGCATGGGGCTGTGGAGCAGCAGCCGGCCTGGCTTGGAGTACTGGAGCCGCCAGGACGCTATTCCTTGCTCCGGCCTCTGTCGCCTGCC GGGCCCACGCGGGGCCGGGCCGGCAGCAGAGCACTGGACCTTCCGAACCTGGCGCGTTCAGGCCGCCCCCTAAACCGGTTATCGTGGACAAGCGCCGGCCCCCGCGCCAGGAAACCAG gtTCTTGAGTCCTGAATTCATTCCTCCAAGGGGAAGAACAAATCCTCTGAAATTTCAAATAGAGAGAAAAGATAtgttagaaaggagaaaaatactcCACATTCCAGAGTTCTATGTTG GAAGTATTCTTCGTGTTACTGTGGCTGACCCGTATGCCAGTGGAAAAACCAGCCAATTTCTGGGGATTTGCATCCAGAGATCAGGAACAGGACTTGGAGCTACTTTTATCCTAAGAAATACTATCGAAGgacaag gtGTTGAGATTTGCTTTGAACTTTATAATCCTAGAATCCAAGAGATCCAAGTGGTCAAATTAGAGAAACGGCTGGATGACAGCCTGCTATACTTACGAGATGCCCTTCCTGAATACAGCACTTTTGATGTGAATATGAAGCCAATAGTACAAGAACCTACCCAGGAAGTTCCTGTTAATCAG CTGAAAGTAAAAATGAAGCCTAAGCCCTGGTCCAAACGCTGGGAACGtccaaaatttaatattaaaggaATCAGATTTGATCTTCATTTAACTGAAGAGCAAATGAAAGAAGCTCAGAAATGGAGTCAACCGTGGCTTGAGTTTGATATGATGAGAGAATATGATACTTCAAAACTGGAAGCTGCAATCTGGGATGAGATTGAAGCATCAAAAAAGTCCTGA